TTGTGGAAAAGAGAGGACAATTGTGGTTTATAGCACACAACCACGTGAACTGAGTTCAGCCACGTATCCCACTTCTCCCCCTCAGTAATAGTAAGAAAGAACTGAGAGGTTTCACCGTTTAAAGATTTGAGATTGAATGCACACTCTAATGGTGTGCCAAGTATAAAATATTCAGTCATTTTAATAACTGCACAGAGAGCAAGATCCGAGAAGTTTGTCTCAGATGGATGCATCAGAGGAAGCTTGATGTTTATTGAAGATCCCTCCTTCTGATATCTGAACCACTCTGGAATTTGATTTCCCGGACAAGACATGGTAACCGAGAATGGATATAACCTAAGCCTGTTGTCAAATAATTCCTGTATCACAGATTAACGGACATAATCATGATTTGTTAAAGAGCAGAGGAATATTATCGTCAATCTAACTATAATGTGTGTGTTGTGAGAGAGAGAGAGAGATACTGGATTTATCTCTTTGCGTTTTGAGATGACTGCAGTTGCCATTCGCATAATTCTGAGCTTTGCATCCTCCATTATGCTGCTTCTCGCATTCTCATCCAAATTCAGGCACTGACAAAATGTATGTTCCTCGTTACGATGTACCAACTCTGGATCACATATTTGATCCAAACCTTGTGTGAGTGTCGTCATTGAGCCTGACACTGTCTTCAGATTCATGCAGACATTTGCCCTTAGTTCTCTTAGCAGACACGGTAGCTCTGGTAAAGATTGAAGCTGCTTGCAAGATTTTACATTTAGGAACGTCAGCCCAGAAACTTGTTTGATGCTTGGAGGTATGCTGTCAATCATGGTTCCACTAAGGTCTATTTCTTTCAATGAGCTTAAGCCAACCATGAGGTGAACAGCTATATCTGTCATACTTACGCAGTTACTCAGGTTTAGATAAGAGATTGAAGAGCACAAGACGACCAACGGTGGAGGCAATTCTTTTAGTTTGCAACAGCCACTGAGTCTAAGATTCTGAAGAAGTTTTAATTTGTAGATGCTACTGGGAACAGACACGAGGTGCTTGCAATCATATACCCATAAGGTTTTAAGCCCAACTAGATTTTCGATAGATGGATCTAGCTCTTTAACACGTGATTCACTTAAGAGGAGGATCTCAAGACATTCCATAGGCTCCAAGATCTCTGGGAAGTCCTGGAAGTCAGTGCAACAACGTAGATCAAGTTCCTTCAGACATTTTAACTTCCAAATGCGGGGTGAAATACTCTTGAGGTTGTGGCAATGTTGCAGTCTAATCGAAACAGTCTGAGAGAGACACTCAATTGATGGAGGCAGTCGTGTTATACTTGATTGACCCAAATCAAGATGAGTGAGGGAATTTAGCCTCCAGGTTTTGTTTGGAAGAGAATAAATCCAACTACACTGATCAAGATTCAATTCGACAAGCCTCTCAAGAGACCAAACTGAAGAAGGCAATTCTGATATTCTAGTACCACCTAAATCCAAGAATTCCATATTGCTCGGTATCTCTGGAACACTTCTAAGCCTCCAGCAGTTCCCCAGATTTAGATAAGTAAGCTTATGAAGACATTCAAGATATAAGGGTACTTCGACCAACTTTTCACAGCCATTAAGATCTATACTAACCATATTTGAACAATGTGAGAGATTTGGAACTTCAACCAAATTAATACATCTTCTGAGATATATACTCACAAGACTCCTTGGGAGGCATGAAATATCAACCAGCTCTTTTGAGTAACTAAGATCAATCTTTTTTAAGTTCCGAGGATTCTGTAACAAATCAAAGAGAAATAGCAAAGATAACTTAACACGATACATAAGTTTTCCACACTACATTCACTATACATGAAAGAATTCATTTAAGCATACCTGGCCTTCACTCCAAACTGACTGGAGTTTGCTGTCGCGCATATGAAGTTCAACAAGAAAGCTTGGAGAAAACTTTGATGGCAAAGATTTGAAAGGGTACTCGGGCCAGCAAAGATATCTGAGGGAATCAGGCAGACACGTAAGACTTTGAGGAGGGCGGAATTTGTGGTGTGGCCAATCATAAGAGAAGCGACCAGCAAGATTCAGGTATCTTAGATTATACATATTCACAAAGGCTTGAGGAGTCATGTTTACATCAGTACTGGAACTATCCACCCTGAGGGATATGCTCTGAACTGTTGCAATTCCCTGACAATCAAACCAAGTGTAAATGAACTAGCATACAATATACAACCAAATTACTAAAAACTACTATAACCCGTAAAAATAATCCGAGTTGAACTGTTTTTTTTATAAGAAGACCATGGATACAATATATATATAGGTATTCTTTAGATCAAAAGTTCATGCATTTTTTCAAAAGACCATGGATACATTAAGCTCGTACCGTATTTTGTCCTGAGTACATGACAGATATCCTCACTAGTGCACAACCTGGTGCGTCTTCCAGGCTCTTCAGGACATTGTTCACGGACAATCTCCCAACCCATTTCTTGTATCACATCGTGCACCCACAGACGGTTGTCCTTTATTGTTACCAGTGACATATCAACAAGAACTTCAATTCCACAATCAGCAGATAAACCACAAGCATCTAACTGGTTTTTCACAAAACCTATATCTTCCCCTTTGTAAAAACATGTGATATCAAGAAATATTTCTCTCTCATTCTTTTCTAGTACATTATAGCTTACTCTATATACACTCTTCAGCTTTTCGTCAAGAGACATCTTCATTTCATTCCATAAACGTCTGTGGAACAAGGAACGCCAAAGTTTAAGGGCCAACGGAATTCCTGCAGCATAATCTACAGCTCTCCTAACAAATTCTGAAGAAGCTGGTGCTGAAAAAATATCTTTGGGAGCATTCAAAACAAAGAGCTGTTGAGCTTCATCATCATTTAATTCTTCGACTTTGTATATCTCAATATCATGGTCATCTTCTTCCCTCAATACTTTCATCAGTCTAAGTTGTTGTAGATCTCTAGTTGTTATAATGATTCTGCTCCCGGGGCCAAATGGAACTTTACTTCCAGCTAAAAATTCCAATTGGCTAGAGTCATTCACATCGTCAAGAACAACCAGGACTTTTGTTCGACAGAGCTTTGCTTTAACAAAAAAGTCTATAGTTGGAGTCTGTATACTTATACTTCTGTCCCCTAATAAATTACGAAGAAGTTTATTTCGCAAATCATATAGTCCTTCTCCAGTCCCCGATGCTTCCCTAATGTTGGCAAGAAAACAAGAAGCTTTGAATTGGGAAGAAAGTCGGTGAAATACAAGATCAACAAGGGTGGTCTTGCCAATACCACCCATACCCCATACACCCACAAAGCAAACACGATCATCTTGGGGGGAAAGGCTTAGTAATGATTCGATTTGCTGAATGCGCCTTCCAACTCCAACAAAGCCCGTTAAATCAACTGCGGATACACGACTCAGTTTTGTCACAATGACTTTGACAACTTGATCAATTAAATGAGATTCATCCCTAAGACATATTACAAAGGACAAAATTCATGGTCAGCCACCTAACTGATAACTCAAAAATAAAGTATTAACTAACAAATAAAGTATTTGTACAAGTTATGGATTTACCTAATAGTGCTTGAAGTTGAATCAAACCCAGATAGATTAGCTGCTTTTGTTAAAGCATCCTTCCACTTGAGACGTTCTATCAATGTCCTATCCTTGAAACACTCTTCCACTTCATAAGTCTCCTTCTGGTGTCGTACAATTGATGGATCTATTTTATAGAAAATGGGGATAACAATCTGTCCATATCATTCCTTGCATTCCAGTATATGCACAAGTTCGTCCAAGCACCATCTAGAAGAAGCATAGTCTTTTGAGATAATAACTACAGAAATCTTTGATCCTTTGATTGCTTTCAGAAGGGCAGGTGCAATTTCATCTCCTCTCTCAAGTCTGTAATCTATGTACGTTTCGATTTTATTCCCATCTAAAGCCTTATACAGATGACTGGTAAAAGTCTTCCGCGTTTCTGTACCTCTGAAACTAAGAAAAACATCATACTTTTCCTTGGGCTGGATGGCAGAAGAAGCGGAAGCCATATTACATATCCAGAAGTCTACATAATTGCAACACATTTCGTTCGCTTTATGATGATGTCCACAATCGAGAATGCAAACACTCTTCCAAGATCGTAATTCGAAACACTACAAAAAGAAATATTAGAGCACATGGTTGATCATTTTTGAGTCTAGAAAGAATGGAAAAAGTTTGGTGACGAAAGCATATATAAACATATATGGTATTGAACTTACATGTAAAAGAAAACAAATCAAGCTGTGTAGAAGAAAGAGTAGAGAGATAACTGATGCTCATCTACAATTGGATCAGAAATTGGGACAAGAATGTGTCGTACATAGCAGGGGAATGATGAGGAACGAGATAGGAAGACAGATCTATCTTTCAGTTGTTCATTCAGATCTATTGCAAATAAATATATATTGAATAAGTAAGTCTAAGTCCGCTTTCCTTGCCTGGCTAGTTCATGCTCTTCATTTGAATCTTCTAGTGTGCTATGTATCCTTAATGCAGAAGATAAGAACTATAAAAAAAAATAATTAACAATCGTGCCCACTATGTTATCTACCATTTGTTAGTTTGACTTTCTGATAATGTGACATTATATTTCTAATATATACTATTCCGAATCTGTAGACTACATTACAGATATAATAACCATTTGAGCAAAGATTAATCTGGGACCAATGGCTACATCTAATAATTTACCTCATCGCATTTGGAAAGCAAAAACCACAATCGAGAAGAAGCTTTTAGTTGAGGAAACTGAGGGGTTGCGTTCAGATTGTTGCTTCAGCTTAAAATTAATAATAGCATCAACCTGCAGTACAAGTCAAA
Above is a window of Fragaria vesca subsp. vesca linkage group LG7, FraVesHawaii_1.0, whole genome shotgun sequence DNA encoding:
- the LOC101297001 gene encoding TMV resistance protein N-like codes for the protein MGGIGKTTLVDLVFHRLSSQFKASCFLANIREASGTGEGLYDLRNKLLRNLLGDRSISIQTPTIDFFVKAKLCRTKVLVVLDDVNDSSQLEFLAGSKVPFGPGSRIIITTRDLQQLRLMKVLREEDDHDIEIYKVEELNDDEAQQLFVLNAPKDIFSAPASSEFVRRAVDYAAGIPLALKLWRSLFHRRLWNEMKMSLDEKLKSVYRVSYNVLEKNEREIFLDITCFYKGEDIGFVKNQLDACGLSADCGIEVLVDMSLVTIKDNRLWVHDVIQEMGWEIVREQCPEEPGRRTRLCTSEDICHVLRTKYGNCNSSEHIPQGG
- the LOC101296709 gene encoding uncharacterized protein LOC101296709, which gives rise to MIDSIPPSIKQVSGLTFLNVKSCKQLQSLPELPCLLRELRANVCMNLKTVSGSMTTLTQGLDQICDPELVHRNEEHTFCQCLNLDENARSSIMEDAKLRIMRMATAVISKRKEINPELFDNRLRLYPFSVTMSCPGNQIPEWFRYQKEGSSINIKLPLMHPSETNFSDLALCAVIKMTEYFILGTPLECAFNLKSLNGETSQFFLTITEGEKWDTWLNSVHVVVCYKPQLSSLFHNAAEVTLEFRLQESKSPIDAVDRLYQGRLDVIRCGVCILYGEGQDAVKFLGINSGVGESVLE